Proteins encoded by one window of Cannabis sativa cultivar Pink pepper isolate KNU-18-1 chromosome 4, ASM2916894v1, whole genome shotgun sequence:
- the LOC115715088 gene encoding myosin-6 isoform X1, which yields MAGAFNPVVGSLVWIEDPDLAWLDGEVLEINGENIKVLCTSGKTVVVKASNVYPKDAEAPPCGVDDMTKLAYLHEPGVLDNLRSRYDINEIYTYTGNILIAVNPFCRLPHLYDSHMMAQYKGAAFGELSPHPFAVADAAYRLMINDKVSQSILVSGESGAGKTESTKLLMRYLAYMGGRAAVEGSRTVEQQVLESNPVLEAFGNAKTVRNNNSSRFGKFVEIQFDQNGRISGAAIRTYLLERSRVCQLSDPERNYHCFYMLCAAPPEEIAKYKLGHPRTFHYLNQSNCYELDGLDESKEYFATRKAMDVVGINSDQQDAIFRVVAAVLHLGNIEFAKGKEMDSSTPKDEKSRFHLNTAAELLMCDAKALEDSLCKRIIVTRDETITKWLDPDSAAVSRDALAKVVYSRLFDWLVDTINTSIGQDPESKYLIGVLDIYGFESFKTNSFEQFCINLTNEKLQQHFNQHVFKMEQEEYTKEEINWSYIEFVDNQDILDLIEKKPGGIIALLDEACMFPRSTHETFAQKLYQTFKNHKRFTKPKLSRSDFTICHYAGDVTYQTELFLDKNKDYVVAEHQALLSASKCSFVTSLFPLLAEDSSKSSKFSSIGSRFKSQLQQLLETLSSTEPHYIRCVKPNNLLKPSIFESKNVLQQLRCGGVMEAIRISCAGYPTRKTFDEFVDRFGLLAPEVLDGSSTDEVAVCKNLLERVGLEGYQIGKTKVFLRAGQMADLDARRSEVLGKSASIIQRKIRSYLSRRSFISLRRSAIQIQAICRGQLTRQIYEGLRREASSLKIQRNWHMHVARTAYKKLCFSAVSIQTGMRGMAARNVLRFRRQTKAAIIIQSQCRKFLARNHFMNLKKAAITTQCAWRGKVARKELKALKMAARETGALQAAKNKLEKQVEDLTLRLQLEKRIRADLEHSKTQENEKLHSALQEMQNQFKETKAMLEKEREAAKREAVKVPVIQEVPVIDHAMLEKLNGENEKLKALVSSLEKKIDETEKKYEESNKISEERLKQALDAESKIIHLKTVMQRLEEKFSDIETENKILRQQTLLKTPVKSTAGLPPTPATPATPIANGHHANEESRADEPQSTTPVKKFGTEADSKLRRSLIERQHENVDALINCVVKNIGYSQGKPIAAFTIYKCLLHWKSFEAERTSVFDRLIQMIGSQIENQENNDHMAYWLSNTSALLFLLQRSMKGAGSGATQQRKLPPATSLFGRMTLGFRSSPSSANLPAPAVDVIRQVEAKYPALLFKQQLTAYVEKIYGIVRDNLKKELSSLISLCIQAPRASKGALRSGRSFGKDSPTSHWQTIIESLNTLLSTLKENFVPPILVQKIFTQTFSFINVQLFNSLLLRRECCTFSNGEYVKSGLAELELWCCQAKDEYAGSSWDELKHIRQAVGFLVIHQKYRISYDEITNDLCPILSVQQLYRICTLYWDDNYNTRSVSPDVISSMRVLMTEDSNNAVSNSFLLDDNSSIPFSVDDLSTALHVKDFSDVTPAEELLEQPAFEFLHD from the exons atg GCTGGTGCCTTCAACCCTGTGGTTGGATCTCTAGTCTGGATAGAAGATCCCGATTTAGCTTGGCTAGATGGTGAAGTTTTGGAGATCAATGGTGAAAATATTAAAGTCCTCTGCACATCAGGGAAAACG GTTGTTGTTAAGGCTTCCAATGTTTATCCTAAAGATGCAGAAGCTCCGCCATGTGGAGTGGATGATATGACAAAACTCGCTTATTTGCATGAACCAGGAGTCTTAGACAATTTAAGGTCAAGATATGATATCAACGAGATATAC ACTTACACAGGGAATATTTTGATTGCTGTGAACCCTTTCTGTAGACTGCCTCACCTCTATGACAGCCATATGATGGCACAATATAAAGGTGCAGCCTTTGGTGAGCTTAGTCCGCATCCTTTTGCTGTTGCAGATGCAGCTTATAG ACTAATGATTAACGACAAAGTAAGTCAGTCAATATTGGTAAGCGGTGAAAGTGGTGCGGGTAAAACGGAAAGCACAAAATTGCTTATGCGTTATCTTGCTTACATGGGAGGGAGAGCTGCTGTTGAGGGCAGTAGGACTGTTGAACAGCAAGTTCTGGAG TCTAATCCTGTTCTAGAAGCATTTGGTAATGCAAAGACTGTGAGAAATAACAACTCAAG TCGATTTGGTAAGTTTGTGGAGATTCAATTTGATCAGAATGGAAGAATCTCAGGAGCCGCCATAAGAACTTATTTGCTTGAAAGATCACGTGTTTGTCAGTTGTCTGATCCTGAGAGAAACTATCATTGTTTCTACATGCTTTGTGCTGCACCACCAGAG GAAATTGCAAAATACAAATTGGGACATCCTAGAACATTTCATTATTTGAATCAGTCAAACTGCTATGAATTGGATGGTCTTGACGAGTCTAAGGAGTACTTTGCAACAAGGAAGGCAATGGATGTTGTTGGAATTAATTCTGATCAGCAG GATGCAATATTTCGAGTTGTGGCTGCTGTTCTTCACCTTGGAAACATTGAATTTGCAAAAGGGAAGGAAATGGACTCATCTACGCCAAAAGATGAAAAATCTCGGTTCCATCTTAACACTGCTGCTGAGCTTCTAAT GTGTGATGCTAAGGCACTGGAAGATTCACTTTGCAAACGTATCATTGTAACTCGTGATGAAACAATCACTAAGTGGCTTGATCCAGATTCTGCAGCTGTTAGTAGAGATGCTTTGGCTAAAGTTGTTTATTCAAGATTGTTTGACTG GCTTGTGGATACGATTAATACTTCAATTGGTCAAGATCCTGAGTCCAAGTATTTAATTGGGGTTCTGGATATTTATGGATTTGAGAGTTTCAAGACAAACAG TTTCGAGCAATTTTGCATTAACTTGACAAATGAGAAGCTTCAGCAGCATTTCAATCAG CACGTCTTCAAAATGGAGCAAGAAGAATATACAAAAGAAGAAATCAATTGGAGCTACATTGAGTTTGTTGATAATCAAGATATCCTTGATCTTATTGAAAAG AAACCCGGTGGCATTATTGCTCTTCTAGATGAAGCTTG TATGTTTCCAAGATCAACACATGAGACATTTGCCCAAAAGTTGTACcagacgtttaaaaatcacaagCGCTTTACCAAACCAAAATTGTCACGTAGTGACTTCACAATTTGCCATTATGCTGGGGAT GTCACTTATCAAACAGAACTGTTCCTGGACAAAAACAAAGACTATGTGGTTGCTGAACATCAAGCACTTCTAAGTGCTTCAAAGTGTTCTTTTGTGACATCATTGTTTCCTCTTTTGGCTGAGGATTCATCCAAATCATCAAAGTTCTCGTCGATAGGTTCTCGGTTTAAG TCACAATTGCAACAATTGCTTGAAACTTTAAGTTCCACGGAGCCACATTACATTCGTTGTGTAAAACCCAATAACCTTCTTAAGCCATCAATTTTTGAGAGCAAGAACGTTTTACAACAGTTGCGGTGTGGG ggTGTTATGGAGGCAATTAGGATTAGCTGTGCTGGATATCCTACTAGAAAAACATTTGATGAATTTGTAGACCGATTTGGTCTCCTTGCACCTGAAGTTTTGGATGGGAG TAGTACTGATGAAGTTGCAGTTTGCAAGAATCTCttggaaagggtgggacttgaAGGCTATCAG ATTGGTAAGACAAAGGTTTTTCTGAGGGCTGGTCAAATGGCAGATCTCGATGCCCGTAGGAGCGAGGTCTTAGGGAAGTCAGCTAGTATAATTCAAAGGAAGATCCGTTCCTACTTGTCACGGAGAAGTTTCATTTCTCTTCGTCGATCTGCAATTCAAATTCAAGCTATTTGTAGAG GACAACTTACTCGGCAAATTTATGAGGGATTGCGGAGAGAAGCTTCTTCTTTGAAGATCCAGAGGAATTGGCACATGCATGTTGCAAGAACAGCATACAAAAAACTGTGTTTCTCTGCTGTCTCCATCCAGACAGGCATGCGTGGTATGGCTGCTCGTAATGTGTTACGATTCAGAAGGCAGACCAAAGCAGCAATTATTATTCAG AGTCAATGCCGCAAATTCTTGGCACGTAATCATTTCATGAATTTGAAGAAAGCAGCAATTACTACACAGTGCGCATGGAGAGGAAAAGTTGCTCGTAAAGAACTTAAGGCGCTCAAGATG GCTGCAAGAGAAACTGGAGCACTTCAGGCAGCCAAAAATAAACTTGAAAAGCAAGTTGAAGATTTGACATTGAGATTACAACTGGAGAAACGCATAAgg GCTGACCTGGAACACTCTAAAACACAAGAAAATGAGAAACTACATTCTGCTTTGCAAGAAATGCAGAATCAATTCAAGGAAACTAAAGCAATGCTTGAGAAAGAACGCGAGGCTGCAAAAAGAGAAGCTGTAAAAGTTCCAGTTATACAGGAGGTTCCAGTTATTGACCATGCAATGTTGGAGAAACTTAATGGTGAAAATGAAAAACTCAAG GCTCTGGTCAGCTCATTGGAAAAGAAAATTGATGAAACAGAGAAGAAATATGAAGAGTCGAACAAAATTAGTGAAGAAAGGTTGAAGCAAGCTTTAGATGCTGAATCTAAAATCATTCATTTGAAGACTGTGATGCAGAG GCTTGAAGAAAAGTTTTCTGACATTGAAACTGAAAACAAAATTCTTCGGCAGCAGACCTTGTTAAAAACACCTGTTAAGAGTACAGCAGGACTTCCACCAACTCCGGCAACTCCAGCTACTCCG ATTGCAAATGGTCATCATGCTAATGAGGAGAGCAGAGCAGAt GAACCACAAAGTACTACTCCAGTTAAGAAGTTCGGTACAGAAGCTGATAGCAAGTTGAGGAGATCTCTTATTGAACGTCAACAT GAGAATGTCGATGCTCTAATCAACTGTGTTGTTAAAAACATTGGGTACAGTCAGGGAAAGCCTATTGCAGCTTTTACCATTTACAAATGTCTTCTCCACTGGAAATCTTTTGAGGCTGAAAGGACAAGTGTTTTTGATCGTCTCATTCAAATGATTGGTTCACAAATTGAG AATCAAGAAAACAACGATCATATGGCTTATTGGCTATCAAATACATCTGCACTATTGTTTTTACTCCAACGAAGTATGAAGGGTGCTGGGAGTGGTGCAACTCAACAACGAAAATTGCCTCCTGCAACATCTCTCTTTGGAAGGATGACCTTG GGTTTCCGTTCATCTCCCTCTTCTGCAAACCTTCCTGCCCCTGCAGTAGATGTAATACGCCAAGTAGAAGCAAAATATCCTGCTTTGCTATTCAAGCAGCAGCTGACAGCATATGTTGAAAAAATATATGGAATAGTTCGAGATAACCTGAAAAAGGAGTTATCTTCGTTAATTTCATTATGTATTCAG GCGCCAAGAGCATCAAAGGGAGCACTAAGATCTGGGAGATCCTTTGGGAAAGACTCTCCCACCAGTCACTGGCAAACCATTATTGAAAGCCTTAACACTCTCCTTAGCACATTGAAAGAAAACTTT GTGCCTCCAATTCTTGTACAGAAGATATTCACTCAGACATTTTCATTTATCAATGTGCAACTTTTCAATAG TCTTCTTCTACGTCGTGAGTGTTGTACATTCAGCAACGGGGAGTATGTGAAATCTGGATTAGCTGAGTTGGAATTATGGTGTTGCCAGGCAAAAGATGAA TATGCTGGTTCATCTTGGGATGAACTGAAACACATCAGACAGGCTGTTGGATTCCTG GTTATACATCAGAAATATAGGATCTCCTACGATGAAATCACTAATGATTTGTGTCCT ATCCTGAGTGTTCAGCAACTATACAGAATATGTACTCTCTACTGGGACGACAATTATAATACTCGAAGTGTATCGCCGGAT GTCATTTCCAGCATGAGAGTACTCATGACTGAGGACTCCAATAATGCTGTCAGTAATTCCTTTTTGTTGGATGACAATTCCAG CATACCCTTCTCGGTCGACGACCTATCTACGGCGCTGCATGTGAAGGATTTTTCAGATGTAACACCAGCAGAGGAACTTCTTGAGCAGCCAGCCTTCGAATTTTTACACGACTGA
- the LOC115712092 gene encoding protein SAWADEE HOMEODOMAIN HOMOLOG 1 encodes MANFDNYVSRKGGKLSSVFTLAEIAEMDNLYQEIEDQSLGQQFCQDLAMSFSGAASRSGKSAITWEQVQKWFWDKHKTLHPESVSTPAGLELVVDLDSSTPNNPPDLNTSTLSNPPDLNSSTPNNPPDLNSSTPNNLPDVNSSTPNNPPESSKKTFQGDSVMSFHELAFEARSAKDQAWYDVSSFLTYRIINTGELEVRVRFSGYQKEDDEWVNVRTRVRERSIPLEPSECHKVQVGDLVLCFQERDFHAVYHDARVVEIHRKQHDQSSCQCVFVVRYDYDNTREDVHLGRICCRPGSSAGAITQSQDEMCKDENWKMSFLY; translated from the exons ATggcaaattttgataattatgtGTCAAGAAAAGGCGGGAAATTAAGTTCCGTGTTCACTCTAGCAGAG ATTGCTGAAATGGACAATTTATACCAAGAGATAGAAGATCAATCACTTGGTCAGCAGTTTTGTCAAGACCTTGCAATGAGTTTCAG TGGTGCGGCTAGTCGTTCTGGGAAATCTGCAATAACATGGGAACAG GTACAGAAATGGTTTTGGGATAAGCATAAGACATTGCACCCAGAAAGTGTTTCCACACCTGCTGGCCTCGAATTAGTTGTTGATCTTGATTCATCAACTCCAAACAATCCGCCTGATCTTAATACATCTACTCTAAGCAATCCGCCTGATCTTAATTCATCTACTCCAAACAATCCGCCTGATCTTAATTCGTCTACTCCAAACAATCTGCCAGATGTCAATTCATCTACTCCAAACAATCCGCCTGAAAGCTCTAAAAAAACTTTTCAAG GTGACAGCGTCATGAGTTTTCACGAGTTGGCATTTGAAGCTAGATCAGCTAAAGATCAGGCATG GTACGATGTTTCTTCATTTCTCACCTACAGAATTATTAATACTGGTGAACTT GAAGTTCGAGTGAGGTTTTCTGGTTATCAGAAGGAGGATGATGAGTGGGTGAACGTGAGAACAAGAGTGCGGGAACGATCTATTCCTTTGGAACCTTCCGAGTGTCACAAGGTTCAAGTCGGGGATCTTGTCCTCTGCTTCCAG GAAAGAGACTTTCATGCAGTCTACCATGATGCTCGTGTTGTCGAAATCCATAGGAAACAACATGATCAAAGTAGCTGTCAGTGTGTTTTTGTGGTTCGATACGACTATGATAACACTCGT GAAGATGTTCATTTGGGAAGGATATGTTGCAGGCCTGGTTCTTCAGCCGGTGCAATTACCCAAAGCCAGGATGAAATGTGTAAGGATGAGAATTGGAAGATGTCTTTTCTTTACTAA
- the LOC115715088 gene encoding myosin-6 isoform X2 → MAGAFNPVVGSLVWIEDPDLAWLDGEVLEINGENIKVLCTSGKTVVVKASNVYPKDAEAPPCGVDDMTKLAYLHEPGVLDNLRSRYDINEIYTYTGNILIAVNPFCRLPHLYDSHMMAQYKGAAFGELSPHPFAVADAAYRLMINDKVSQSILVSGESGAGKTESTKLLMRYLAYMGGRAAVEGSRTVEQQVLESNPVLEAFGNAKTVRNNNSSRFGKFVEIQFDQNGRISGAAIRTYLLERSRVCQLSDPERNYHCFYMLCAAPPEEIAKYKLGHPRTFHYLNQSNCYELDGLDESKEYFATRKAMDVVGINSDQQDAIFRVVAAVLHLGNIEFAKGKEMDSSTPKDEKSRFHLNTAAELLMCDAKALEDSLCKRIIVTRDETITKWLDPDSAAVSRDALAKVVYSRLFDWLVDTINTSIGQDPESKYLIGVLDIYGFESFKTNSFEQFCINLTNEKLQQHFNQHVFKMEQEEYTKEEINWSYIEFVDNQDILDLIEKKPGGIIALLDEACMFPRSTHETFAQKLYQTFKNHKRFTKPKLSRSDFTICHYAGDVTYQTELFLDKNKDYVVAEHQALLSASKCSFVTSLFPLLAEDSSKSSKFSSIGSRFKSQLQQLLETLSSTEPHYIRCVKPNNLLKPSIFESKNVLQQLRCGGVMEAIRISCAGYPTRKTFDEFVDRFGLLAPEVLDGSTDEVAVCKNLLERVGLEGYQIGKTKVFLRAGQMADLDARRSEVLGKSASIIQRKIRSYLSRRSFISLRRSAIQIQAICRGQLTRQIYEGLRREASSLKIQRNWHMHVARTAYKKLCFSAVSIQTGMRGMAARNVLRFRRQTKAAIIIQSQCRKFLARNHFMNLKKAAITTQCAWRGKVARKELKALKMAARETGALQAAKNKLEKQVEDLTLRLQLEKRIRADLEHSKTQENEKLHSALQEMQNQFKETKAMLEKEREAAKREAVKVPVIQEVPVIDHAMLEKLNGENEKLKALVSSLEKKIDETEKKYEESNKISEERLKQALDAESKIIHLKTVMQRLEEKFSDIETENKILRQQTLLKTPVKSTAGLPPTPATPATPIANGHHANEESRADEPQSTTPVKKFGTEADSKLRRSLIERQHENVDALINCVVKNIGYSQGKPIAAFTIYKCLLHWKSFEAERTSVFDRLIQMIGSQIENQENNDHMAYWLSNTSALLFLLQRSMKGAGSGATQQRKLPPATSLFGRMTLGFRSSPSSANLPAPAVDVIRQVEAKYPALLFKQQLTAYVEKIYGIVRDNLKKELSSLISLCIQAPRASKGALRSGRSFGKDSPTSHWQTIIESLNTLLSTLKENFVPPILVQKIFTQTFSFINVQLFNSLLLRRECCTFSNGEYVKSGLAELELWCCQAKDEYAGSSWDELKHIRQAVGFLVIHQKYRISYDEITNDLCPILSVQQLYRICTLYWDDNYNTRSVSPDVISSMRVLMTEDSNNAVSNSFLLDDNSSIPFSVDDLSTALHVKDFSDVTPAEELLEQPAFEFLHD, encoded by the exons atg GCTGGTGCCTTCAACCCTGTGGTTGGATCTCTAGTCTGGATAGAAGATCCCGATTTAGCTTGGCTAGATGGTGAAGTTTTGGAGATCAATGGTGAAAATATTAAAGTCCTCTGCACATCAGGGAAAACG GTTGTTGTTAAGGCTTCCAATGTTTATCCTAAAGATGCAGAAGCTCCGCCATGTGGAGTGGATGATATGACAAAACTCGCTTATTTGCATGAACCAGGAGTCTTAGACAATTTAAGGTCAAGATATGATATCAACGAGATATAC ACTTACACAGGGAATATTTTGATTGCTGTGAACCCTTTCTGTAGACTGCCTCACCTCTATGACAGCCATATGATGGCACAATATAAAGGTGCAGCCTTTGGTGAGCTTAGTCCGCATCCTTTTGCTGTTGCAGATGCAGCTTATAG ACTAATGATTAACGACAAAGTAAGTCAGTCAATATTGGTAAGCGGTGAAAGTGGTGCGGGTAAAACGGAAAGCACAAAATTGCTTATGCGTTATCTTGCTTACATGGGAGGGAGAGCTGCTGTTGAGGGCAGTAGGACTGTTGAACAGCAAGTTCTGGAG TCTAATCCTGTTCTAGAAGCATTTGGTAATGCAAAGACTGTGAGAAATAACAACTCAAG TCGATTTGGTAAGTTTGTGGAGATTCAATTTGATCAGAATGGAAGAATCTCAGGAGCCGCCATAAGAACTTATTTGCTTGAAAGATCACGTGTTTGTCAGTTGTCTGATCCTGAGAGAAACTATCATTGTTTCTACATGCTTTGTGCTGCACCACCAGAG GAAATTGCAAAATACAAATTGGGACATCCTAGAACATTTCATTATTTGAATCAGTCAAACTGCTATGAATTGGATGGTCTTGACGAGTCTAAGGAGTACTTTGCAACAAGGAAGGCAATGGATGTTGTTGGAATTAATTCTGATCAGCAG GATGCAATATTTCGAGTTGTGGCTGCTGTTCTTCACCTTGGAAACATTGAATTTGCAAAAGGGAAGGAAATGGACTCATCTACGCCAAAAGATGAAAAATCTCGGTTCCATCTTAACACTGCTGCTGAGCTTCTAAT GTGTGATGCTAAGGCACTGGAAGATTCACTTTGCAAACGTATCATTGTAACTCGTGATGAAACAATCACTAAGTGGCTTGATCCAGATTCTGCAGCTGTTAGTAGAGATGCTTTGGCTAAAGTTGTTTATTCAAGATTGTTTGACTG GCTTGTGGATACGATTAATACTTCAATTGGTCAAGATCCTGAGTCCAAGTATTTAATTGGGGTTCTGGATATTTATGGATTTGAGAGTTTCAAGACAAACAG TTTCGAGCAATTTTGCATTAACTTGACAAATGAGAAGCTTCAGCAGCATTTCAATCAG CACGTCTTCAAAATGGAGCAAGAAGAATATACAAAAGAAGAAATCAATTGGAGCTACATTGAGTTTGTTGATAATCAAGATATCCTTGATCTTATTGAAAAG AAACCCGGTGGCATTATTGCTCTTCTAGATGAAGCTTG TATGTTTCCAAGATCAACACATGAGACATTTGCCCAAAAGTTGTACcagacgtttaaaaatcacaagCGCTTTACCAAACCAAAATTGTCACGTAGTGACTTCACAATTTGCCATTATGCTGGGGAT GTCACTTATCAAACAGAACTGTTCCTGGACAAAAACAAAGACTATGTGGTTGCTGAACATCAAGCACTTCTAAGTGCTTCAAAGTGTTCTTTTGTGACATCATTGTTTCCTCTTTTGGCTGAGGATTCATCCAAATCATCAAAGTTCTCGTCGATAGGTTCTCGGTTTAAG TCACAATTGCAACAATTGCTTGAAACTTTAAGTTCCACGGAGCCACATTACATTCGTTGTGTAAAACCCAATAACCTTCTTAAGCCATCAATTTTTGAGAGCAAGAACGTTTTACAACAGTTGCGGTGTGGG ggTGTTATGGAGGCAATTAGGATTAGCTGTGCTGGATATCCTACTAGAAAAACATTTGATGAATTTGTAGACCGATTTGGTCTCCTTGCACCTGAAGTTTTGGATGGGAG TACTGATGAAGTTGCAGTTTGCAAGAATCTCttggaaagggtgggacttgaAGGCTATCAG ATTGGTAAGACAAAGGTTTTTCTGAGGGCTGGTCAAATGGCAGATCTCGATGCCCGTAGGAGCGAGGTCTTAGGGAAGTCAGCTAGTATAATTCAAAGGAAGATCCGTTCCTACTTGTCACGGAGAAGTTTCATTTCTCTTCGTCGATCTGCAATTCAAATTCAAGCTATTTGTAGAG GACAACTTACTCGGCAAATTTATGAGGGATTGCGGAGAGAAGCTTCTTCTTTGAAGATCCAGAGGAATTGGCACATGCATGTTGCAAGAACAGCATACAAAAAACTGTGTTTCTCTGCTGTCTCCATCCAGACAGGCATGCGTGGTATGGCTGCTCGTAATGTGTTACGATTCAGAAGGCAGACCAAAGCAGCAATTATTATTCAG AGTCAATGCCGCAAATTCTTGGCACGTAATCATTTCATGAATTTGAAGAAAGCAGCAATTACTACACAGTGCGCATGGAGAGGAAAAGTTGCTCGTAAAGAACTTAAGGCGCTCAAGATG GCTGCAAGAGAAACTGGAGCACTTCAGGCAGCCAAAAATAAACTTGAAAAGCAAGTTGAAGATTTGACATTGAGATTACAACTGGAGAAACGCATAAgg GCTGACCTGGAACACTCTAAAACACAAGAAAATGAGAAACTACATTCTGCTTTGCAAGAAATGCAGAATCAATTCAAGGAAACTAAAGCAATGCTTGAGAAAGAACGCGAGGCTGCAAAAAGAGAAGCTGTAAAAGTTCCAGTTATACAGGAGGTTCCAGTTATTGACCATGCAATGTTGGAGAAACTTAATGGTGAAAATGAAAAACTCAAG GCTCTGGTCAGCTCATTGGAAAAGAAAATTGATGAAACAGAGAAGAAATATGAAGAGTCGAACAAAATTAGTGAAGAAAGGTTGAAGCAAGCTTTAGATGCTGAATCTAAAATCATTCATTTGAAGACTGTGATGCAGAG GCTTGAAGAAAAGTTTTCTGACATTGAAACTGAAAACAAAATTCTTCGGCAGCAGACCTTGTTAAAAACACCTGTTAAGAGTACAGCAGGACTTCCACCAACTCCGGCAACTCCAGCTACTCCG ATTGCAAATGGTCATCATGCTAATGAGGAGAGCAGAGCAGAt GAACCACAAAGTACTACTCCAGTTAAGAAGTTCGGTACAGAAGCTGATAGCAAGTTGAGGAGATCTCTTATTGAACGTCAACAT GAGAATGTCGATGCTCTAATCAACTGTGTTGTTAAAAACATTGGGTACAGTCAGGGAAAGCCTATTGCAGCTTTTACCATTTACAAATGTCTTCTCCACTGGAAATCTTTTGAGGCTGAAAGGACAAGTGTTTTTGATCGTCTCATTCAAATGATTGGTTCACAAATTGAG AATCAAGAAAACAACGATCATATGGCTTATTGGCTATCAAATACATCTGCACTATTGTTTTTACTCCAACGAAGTATGAAGGGTGCTGGGAGTGGTGCAACTCAACAACGAAAATTGCCTCCTGCAACATCTCTCTTTGGAAGGATGACCTTG GGTTTCCGTTCATCTCCCTCTTCTGCAAACCTTCCTGCCCCTGCAGTAGATGTAATACGCCAAGTAGAAGCAAAATATCCTGCTTTGCTATTCAAGCAGCAGCTGACAGCATATGTTGAAAAAATATATGGAATAGTTCGAGATAACCTGAAAAAGGAGTTATCTTCGTTAATTTCATTATGTATTCAG GCGCCAAGAGCATCAAAGGGAGCACTAAGATCTGGGAGATCCTTTGGGAAAGACTCTCCCACCAGTCACTGGCAAACCATTATTGAAAGCCTTAACACTCTCCTTAGCACATTGAAAGAAAACTTT GTGCCTCCAATTCTTGTACAGAAGATATTCACTCAGACATTTTCATTTATCAATGTGCAACTTTTCAATAG TCTTCTTCTACGTCGTGAGTGTTGTACATTCAGCAACGGGGAGTATGTGAAATCTGGATTAGCTGAGTTGGAATTATGGTGTTGCCAGGCAAAAGATGAA TATGCTGGTTCATCTTGGGATGAACTGAAACACATCAGACAGGCTGTTGGATTCCTG GTTATACATCAGAAATATAGGATCTCCTACGATGAAATCACTAATGATTTGTGTCCT ATCCTGAGTGTTCAGCAACTATACAGAATATGTACTCTCTACTGGGACGACAATTATAATACTCGAAGTGTATCGCCGGAT GTCATTTCCAGCATGAGAGTACTCATGACTGAGGACTCCAATAATGCTGTCAGTAATTCCTTTTTGTTGGATGACAATTCCAG CATACCCTTCTCGGTCGACGACCTATCTACGGCGCTGCATGTGAAGGATTTTTCAGATGTAACACCAGCAGAGGAACTTCTTGAGCAGCCAGCCTTCGAATTTTTACACGACTGA